In the Nicotiana tabacum cultivar K326 chromosome 16, ASM71507v2, whole genome shotgun sequence genome, one interval contains:
- the LOC107788636 gene encoding protein DETOXIFICATION 27, with protein sequence MLLLNRRMNSTTGNEPLLHFKDRAEEEEEESKADNLVKRTCRESKKIWEIAGPSIFSRLAMFSLTVISQSFAGHLGNRDLAAISLATTFFIPITFGFLLGMASALETLCGQAYGAKQYHMLGVYLQRSWVVLFISSMIQLPLFVYAASILELLGQPEAVAELTGKVAILLIPMHLSFPFQFTLLRFLQCQLKTSVIAWVSGGTLALHVVLSWIFLYKLGFGIVGTALILDFSWWISVLGFLAYIVFGGCPHSWTGFSMQAFVGLWDFFKLAVASGVMLLLEHIYFRVLVIVSGYMNNTEVAVDALSICITIIGWESMIPLGLLAATGVRVANELGAGNGNHAKFATKVALLNTLALGILFWSIVMAFPDKLSMIFTSSTPVIRMVCGFAFLLATTILCNCVQPVLSGVAIGSGWQAHVAYVNLGSYYLVGVPLGIFFGWSLDFGLTGLWYGMITGTIVQTLILTIMTIRCQWTI encoded by the exons ATGCTGTTACTCAATAGAAGAATGAATTCAACCACAGGAAATGAGCCCCTTTTACACTTCAAAGACagagcagaagaagaagaagaagaatcaaaAGCAGATAATTTAGTCAAAAGAACATGCCGAGAATCAAAGAAGATATGGGAAATAGCTGGACCTTCCATTTTCAGCCGATTGGCCATGTTTTCTCTCACAGTTATCAGTCAATCCTTCGCCGGCCACTTGGGTAACCGTGACCTCGCCGCCATTTCCCTTGCCACCACTTTCTTCATTCCCATTACTTTCGGCTTCTTG CTGGGAATGGCCAGTGCTCTGGAGACATTGTGTGGCCAGGCTTATGGGGCAAAGCAATACCATATGTTGGGCGTATACTTGCAACGTTCTTGGGTTGTGTTATTTATCAGCTCAATGATACAATTGCCTCTTTTTGTTTATGCCGCGTCTATATTGGAGCTACTGGGGCAGCCGGAAGCAGTGGCTGAATTGACTGGAAAAGTAGCAATTCTGCTAATCCCTATGCACTTGAGTTTCCCTTTTCAGTTCACTTTGTTAAGGTTCCTGCAGTGTCAGCTAAAAACATCGGTAATTGCTTGGGTTTCTGGCGGGACACTTGCTCTTCACGTGGTCTTGAGTTGGATTTTTCTATATAAATTGGGATTTGGAATTGTTGGGACTGCCCTCATTCTTGATTTCTCTTGGTGGATTTCTGTGTTGGGATTTCTTGCTTACATTGTCTTTGGTGGGTGCCCTCATTCTTGGACTGGTTTCTCTATGCAAGCGTTTGTTGGTCTTTGGGATTTCTTTAAGCTCGCTGTGGCTTCTGGGGTGATGCTATT GTTGGAGCATATTTATTTTAGAGTGCTAGTTATTGTGTCTGGGTACATGAACAATACTGAGGTTGCAGTTGATGCGCTCTCTATCTG TATTACAATCATCGGGTGGGAATCCATGATTCCACTAGGTCTTTTGGCGGCAACAGG GGTACGTGTTGCAAATGAGCTTGGAGCTGGAAATGGGAACCATGCAAAGTTTGCCACGAAAGTTGCATTGTTGAACACTTTAGCATTGGGCATTTTGTTTTGGTCAATAGTTATGGCCTTTCCTGATAAGCTTTCAATGATATTCACGTCAAGTACTCCTGTCATTAGAATGGTGTGTGGATTTGCATTTTTGTTGGCGACCACAATCCTTTGTAATTGCGTTCAACCGGTTCTTTCAG GCGTAGCAATTGGATCTGGTTGGCAAGCACATGTGGCATATGTCAACTTAGGCAGCTATTATTTAGTAGGAGTGCCCCTCGGAATATTTTTTGGATGGTCACTAGATTTTGGATTAACG GGCTTATGGTATGGCATGATCACGGGGACTATAGTTCAAACATTGATATTAACGATTATGACCATCAGATGTCAATGGACCATATAA
- the LOC107788638 gene encoding protein DETOXIFICATION 27-like isoform X2, with protein sequence MGSVKDNEENRQPLLAEATSADWLLSKNTVERVDEDDDKDLKTRVWIETKKLWHIVGPSIFSRIASYTMNIITQGFAGHLGEVELAAISISNTVIVGLNFGLLLGMASALETLCGQAFGAKKHHMLGIYMQRSWIVLFLCCFLLLPLYIFATPILRALGQPDDVAELSGMVALWFIPLHFSFAFQFPIQRFLQSQLKTAVLAWVSLAVLAIHTVVSWLFVYKLNLGIVGAAVALDISWWLLFIGLFWYTACGGCPETWSGFSTQAFSGLWEFIRLSAASGVMLCLENWYYRILMLMTGYLENATLALDALSICDYAGDQDDRRSTSGYVFMLAVWLRRILEELKFKQEKTTTIFCDNNSAIKLSKNPVLRGRSKHIDVKYYFLRDLNNEGIIELTYCRSEDQLADIFTKPLKLLSFQNLRRMLGLSTMEELKKLKIN encoded by the exons ATGGGCAGCGTTAAAGATAACGAGGAAAACCGGCAACCGTTGCTGGCGGAGGCAACCTCCGCGGACTGGTTGCTGTCGAAAAATACAGTTGAAAGagttgatgaagatgatgataaaGATCTAAAAACAAGAGTATGGATCGAAACAAAGAAACTATGGCATATCGTTGGTCCATCCATCTTCAGCCGTATAGCCTCTTATACCATGAACATTATCACTCAAGGTTTTGCTGGACACCTTGGTGAAGTTGAACTCGCTGCCATCTCCATTTCTAACACTGTCATTGTTGGCCTCAACTTTGGCCTCCTT CTAGGAATGGCGAGTGCATTAGAGACGTTATGTGGACAAGCTTTTGGAGCAAAAAAACATCACATGTTAGGAATATACATGCAAAGATCATGGATCGTTCTATTTCTATGTTGCTTCCTATTGCTGCCGCTGTACATATTCGCCACCCCAATTTTGAGAGCGTTAGGCCAACCGGACGACGTGGCAGAACTATCAGGAATGGTGGCGCTGTGGTTTATTCCGCTGCACTTCAGCTTTGCGTTTCAGTTTCCGATACAGAGGTTTTTGCAGAGCCAGCTGAAGACGGCGGTTCTCGCTTGGGTTTCACTGGCGGTGCTGGCGATTCACACGGTGGTTAGCTGGCTGTTCGTGTACAAACTGAATCTCGGAATAGTGGGAGCCGCCGTGGCACTGGATATATCGTGGTGGTTGTTGTTTATTGGGTTGTTTTGGTACACCGCATGTGGTGGATGTCCAGAAACGTGGAGTGGTTTCTCCACACAAGCATTTTCGGGACTTTGGGAATTCATTCGACTCTCTGCCGCTTCTGGCGTCATGCTTTG CTTGGAGAACTGGTACTATAGGATATTAATGTTGATGACAGGGTATTTGGAGAATGCAACGTTGGCTCTTGATGCGTTGTCCATTTG TGATTATGCAGGAGATCAAGACGACAGAAGGAGCACTTCAGGTTATGTTTTTATGTTAG CTGTTTGGTTAAGGAGAATTCTTGAAGAACTGAAATTCAAACAAGAAAAAACAACTACAATTTTCTGTGACAACAACTCTGCCATCAAGTTGTCAAAGAATCCGGTGCTACGTGGAAGAAGCAAACACATTGACGTGAAGTACTATTTCTTGCGAGATCTCAACAATGAAGGAATAATAGAGCTAACATATTGCCGGAGTGAAGACCAGTTGGCGGATATTTTCACTAAACCTCTCAAgttactttctttccaaaatttgagaagaatgCTGGGACTTAGCACCatggaagaactcaagaaattgaagATAAACTGA